The DNA region CACGGGGGCCGAGGGAGCGCGCTCGCCCCGCCAGGAGCGGACCCACCCCATCAAATTGCGCGAGCGCGCTGTCGGGGTAACCAGCACCGATGTCAGAAACGCGCGCAGTTCTTCGGAAGTTACGCCCCGGACCAATTGACCGTTGAAAGCATAGGAGACCGCGCCGGTCTCTTCGGAGACCACCACCACCACCGCGTCGGTTTCCTCGCTCAGTCCGATGGCCGCCCGGTGCCGGGTGCCCAGCGATTTGTTCAGGTCCTGCCGCTGCGTCAGGGGAAAGATACAAGCAGCGCATGCAATCCGGTCTCCCTTCAGGATCACCCCGCCATCGTGAATCGCGTTATTTGGAAAAAAAATTGTCTCGAGCATCTCCGGGGTGGCCTCGCAGTCCACGACGATGCCGGATTCGACCGCCTCCTGGAGATGGATGGTTTGCTCGATGGCAATCAGCGCGCCGATGCGCACATCGGCCAGGCGCTCGACAGTTTGAATAATAATCTCGATATTCTCCCGCTGCTCGTGCGCGGTGGCAAACAAAGGAAACTTCCCCAACTCAGCCAGCATCCGGCGCAATTCGGGCTGGAAGATCACCAGCACAGCCAAAACGAAGAAGGCGGAAAAAGCGCCCAAGAGGTACTGGAGGACTTTGAGCTTGAGCAACGAACTCACCAGCACGAAAGCCAGGAGAACCACCAGGAAGCCGGTGACGACCGGCGCCCCCCGCGTGCCGCGGATGAAACGCAAGGCGTAGTAGATGCCCACAGTCAGGATCAAGACCTCGACTGCGGGCCGCCAACCGTTCTGTGCAATGTGCCACATTATTCTTTGCGTTTCCGCAGCACGGCCTGCGCCGCGCCAAGTGCCTGCGCCGTCTCCGCAACTTCGTGGGCCCGGATGATGCTCGCCCCTGCCTCAACAGCCAGGCACGCGCAGGCCAGAGCCCCCGCTAGCGGCGCCCCGGGCCGGGCCCCTGGCAACTTGCTCAAAAATGACTTGCGCGAGACCCCCAGCAGCAAGGGCCGTTCCAGGCGCCCAAACCGCTTCACCGCTGCCAGCAGCTCGAGGTTATTCTCGAGTGTCTTGCCGAAGCCGATGCCTGGATCAAGTATAATTTGTTCCTGCCCCACTCCGCAATGGCGCAATTGTTCCAAATGCTGAAAAAAAAAGGACTCTACCTCCCCGACAACATCGGTGTAACAGGGGTTAAGCTGCATCGTTTGAGGCGTTCCTTGCATATGCACACAAATATAACCCGAGCCGCTCTCTGCGGCCAGGCGCCACATCGCCGGGTCCGTTCGGTTGGCGCCGATATCATTAATGATGCTGGCCCCGGCCCGCAGCGCCTCTCGGGCAACCCCCGGCTTGACCGTATCAATTGAGATGGGGACCTTGAGCCGGCCTTTCAGCCGCTCCAACACCGGCATCACCCGCCGCAATTCTTCCTGCTCCCCCACCGGGACCGCTCGCGGACGGGAGGATTCGCCTCCAATATCAATCAGGTCCGCCCCTTCCTCGGCCAGTCGCAAAGCATGGTCGGCAGCCGCTTGCGGCTCAAAAAAATGGCCCCCATCGGAAAAGGAGTCCGGAGTCACATTGACAATCCCCATCACCAGCGCAGGGCGGGGGAAGGAGAACTCGAATTGGCCGGCGCGAAGCTTCACATGCCCAGCTCAATAGTCCGGGCCCGATTTGGCCATCTGAATCAATTCCACCTCATAACCCTCCGGCGCATCTATAAAAGCTATCCCGCCGCCGTCCGGTTTGAGGTGTGGCCCATCCGAATACTTTATTCCAAGGCCGGCCAGGTGTTTGCCGAAAGCCTCCAGGCTGTCCACTTCAAATGCCAGGTGAGTCAAATCCGGCTGAACCTTGACGGGACCTCCCGCCGGAAAATGGCACAACTCGATTAGTTCTTCGCTCTCTGGCGCTTTGAGGAACACCAATTCCGACCCGCGCGGCGATTTGTGTCGGCGCACTTCCTCGAGTCCAAGCGCCTCCCGGTAGAATTTGACGGTTTTTTCCAGGTCATCGACCCGATAACGCGTGTGCAGAAGTTTCCTTGCTTTGCTCATGCGCCTCAGCATAGCGCCGAATCGTGCCCAAGCAACCAGCGAAACGGAGGCATTGGCAACCGCGCAGCCAGAGTGTAAAGAGCAGCCCTGCAATCTCCTTTAGAACGTCCTTTCGGCATCGCCTTGGTTGGTGGTCTGGCGGCTGGCCCGTTTCTCTTTCCAATGGCGGCAAAGGCTCAGGATAATTACGAGATACAGTTCTATGGGTCAGACACCGTCGCCGCAGGCCGCACGATGGTCGAGTTGCACAGCAATTATACCGTGGATGGCCAGCAACAGACAATCAATGGCGTGCTTCCAGACCAGCAAGCCTTCCATGAGACCCTCGAAATTACCGAGGGCATTACCCCCTGGTTCGAGACGGGCTTTTATGTCGTCGATGTTGGAATCGAATACTATAGTTCCCTGGGAGAGGTCGGCGGCTTCGGCCCCTGGGATGAACAACAGCACCAGATATTCCCCACACTCGACCTGAATCTCGCCCCTGATTTGGCGTTTAACTTCGGGTTGGCTTCGGTCTGACGAATACCACCGACGATTTGATCGTCCAACTCATCCTGGGCTACCGGTTTTGATTCGGATTGCCTGGAAACCGCCGGTGTCGTAACAATACCGCCGCTTAACTGAGTCCATGAAATCTATTATAAATCGCCGCTTGTTTCTCAAACGCTCTCTCGCAACGGCTGGCACCCTCTCCGCCAGCCATTTGTTGAGTTTCCCAAATCTGCTGGCCCAAGATGCCGGCAGAAAATTGAATTGCGCGCAGATCGGGTGCGGCGGACGGGCGATGACCCACCTGGATTGGCTGGTCAACGAGAGCAAGGACAATGTGGTGGCCCTGGTCGATCCCGACGAGAGGCGCCACGCGGTCGTCAAGCGGTGGCTTCAGAAGAAGGGGCAGGACCCGGACAAGGTCGAGGTCTTTACTGATTACCGGGTCATGTTCGATAAAATCGGCAAGAGCATCGACGCAGCCTTTATTGCCACTCCCAACCACCACCACGCCCCAGCCTCCATTCTCGCCATGGAAGCCGGCAAGGCCGTTTATTGCGAGAAACCGCTTACCCACGATATCGCCGAAGCCCGCCGGGTCCGCCAAATGGCCGCCCAATCCAAAGCCCCCGCTCAAATGGGCAACCAGGGCCATTGCGAGGACGGTTACCGTCGTCTTTGTGAATTTGTTTGGGGCGGCGTCATAGGCAACATTACCGAGACCCATAGCTGGACCGACCGCGCCAATGGCGGCGCCGGGCCGCGCCCGCCCGCGCTGCCTGTTCCAACCGGGTTGCACTGGGAGGAGTGGATCGGGCCGGCCCCATTCCGTCCGTTTCAAAGCGACCTGCACCCGCACGAATGGCACGGGTGGTACGATTTCGGCAACGGCTCCCTTGGCAACATGGGCTGCCACGTCCTGGACGGGGTCTTCTGGGCTCTGAAAATCGAGCATCCCACCTCGATTGAGGCCGAAGAGATGCGCGACGGCAGCGATGAGCGGTATCCCACGGGCGCTCGAATTCGCTTTGATATCCCCGCGCGCGGGGGCATGCCGCCCGCAAAGGTGTATTGGTACGAGGGTTTGAAGAAAGACGCCCCGTTGAGCGCCGCCAGCGGTGGCTTGCACGCCGCCAAGGGAAAGGCGCGTAACCTGCCTCCCTTGCTGCTTGAATTGGTCAAGCAGTACCCCGACGATGAACTCGATTCCAGCGATAGCGGCACGCTTTATGTGGGCGAAAAGGGCATCATCTATACAGCCACCTACGGCGGCAAGATGCACCTGGTGCCCAGGGACAAAATGACCTCAATCAAGCAGCCGCCCCGGACCTTGCCGCGCCCTAAAAACATCATCACCGATTTCCTCACTGCGGTTCGCGAAGGCAAAAAAGAGACCTCCGCCCCCTTTGACTACGGCGCCCGTCTGACCGAGTTTACATTGCTTGGAAACCTGGCCGAACACGCAGGCGCCGGGAACAAGATTGAGTGGGACGGCCCCGGGATGCGAGTTACCAACTCACCCCCAGCGGAGGCTTGGGTCAAACGCGCCTACCGCGAGGGTTGGATGATTTAGGCGGGGCGGAGCCTCGAACCGTGGCTCGTGCATCTTGCCCGAGTCCCCACGGGCGAGACGCCCGTGCCATGGCCAAAACTTGACCTGACAGCACGTTCCGGCTTAGCCCTCGGTCTGAAGCTTCTGCAGCTCGGCAATAAATTCCTTCGGGCTTTCTCCGCCGTAGCCGACCCTCTTTTTTAATTGCTTGCCGTCGCTGTTCAATACGACGACGGTTGGGAATCCCTCGATGCTGTATTTTTGAGCCAGTTTTTCATTGGCTTTTTTCTGCTCGGCGCTTTGCTTCTTCTCGTGGGGGAAATCGACGTCCACCAGAACGAGGTGATTTTTGGCGTAATCCAGGAAGTCCTGCGAGGAAAAGACGTTCTTCCGCAGGGCCTTGCACGGAGGGCACCAATCAGAACCATTGAAGTCCATCAGCACCAGTTTGTTTTGTTCCTTGGCCTGAGCCTGGGCTTTGGATAAATCCGTCAGCCACTGGCCTTCCGCCGCCCCGGCCTGCCATGCGACCCAGCAGGCAAGCAATCCGACTGCTATCTTTTTCATAATGTGTTCCCTTCGGTCCAGACTGTTTTCCCCCCAACAATGGTCGCCACGGCCTTGCCCGTTAATGGCCACCCATAGAAAGGGCTGTTTAGACCCTTGCTCGCGGTCGAGGTTTTGTCAAATGTCCATCGCCGGTCCGGATCGAACACGGTCACATCGGCATCAGCCCCTGGGGTGAGGGTGCCTTTGGATAAGCGTAACAGGTGAGAAGGGGCCACGGTGAACTTGGCTATCAGTTCGGATAGGCCGAGACGCTTGGCGTGGTACAACTGCATCAGGGCCAAAGCCAGTTCGGTCTCCAACCCGGTGATGCCAAAGGGGGCGTAGTCGAACTCAACCTCTTTCTCGTAATCACAATGAGGCGCATGATCGCTGCACAGAACATCAATGGTGCCATCAGCCAAGGCCTCGATGATGGCTTCGCGGTCCCGCGCCGAGCGCAAGGGCGGGTTCATTTTCAAACGCGTATCATAGCAAGGCCATGCCGGACGCGCGCCTCGATCCTCTCCAACAATCCCCTGGCCGTCCGCATCCCAGAATTTTTCGCTTCCGGCCACAGCCGCATCCGTGAGGGTAAAATAATGGGGACAGGCCTCACCGGAGATGGGCACGCCGCGTTTTTTTGCCTCGCGCAACAGCCGCGCGCTGCCGGCGGCGCTGAGGTGCTGGCAATGCACGAGTGAGCCGGTCGTTTCGGCCAGGAGAATATTGCGCGCGACCATCATCTCCTCGCCTGCTGAAGGCCAGCCGCGCAAGCCCAAGGCGGTGCTCCAGTAGCCTTCGTGCATCACGCCGTCGGTGACCAGGGAGTAATCCTGGCAATGGTCCATTACGGGCAAGTCAAACATCCGCGCATATTCCAGCGCTCGGCGCATCAGTTCGTTGTTCTGGACGCAATGCCCGTCATCGGTAATCGCCACGACTCCCGCCTTCTTCAGGGAGCCAATCGGGGCCAATTCCTCGCCGGCTATGCTGCGGGTGATGGCGCCGGCAACGAATACGTTCACTTTTCCCTGGTCGGCAGCCAGTTCATGAATCAGGGCAACGCTCCCGGGATTATCAATCGCCGGTGAGGTGTTGGGCATGCAAACGACCGACGTAAATCCCCCGCGCGCAGCGGCCGCTGTGCCGGTGGCGATGGTTTCCTTGGCGGCCTGGCCGGGCTCGCGCAGATGAACATGCAAATCTATCAACCCCGGACAAACTACCAGGTTCCGAGCATCCATGCGGGCTGTGCCAGCCCCGGCTTTTGCGGCGGCCTCAGGACCAATGGCGGACACCTTGCCTTCGGCTAAAAGGAGATCGGCCACCGAATCGAAGTGATTGGCCGGGTCGATTACCCGGCCGCCGGTCAGAAGCAGCGAGTTCATCCGGGCGCAGGATACATCAGGTCACCCGGAGTTCAAGCCCGGCTTGGAATTGCAATCGCCGCCTGCCAGCGGCGAGTCAATTCCGCCAGCAAATCCAAGGCCTGCTGGGCGTCGTCCAACTCGAAGCTCACACTGTGGTCACGGAAATAAATATACACCTCTTCGCTTTGGACCTGGATGCTGTAAATAGCCCGGGTCAGGAAGATGTGCTGTCCATGCCGCAGCAGCGGGCCGACGGCTTTTTCCCATTGTGTTCCCAGTTCGTTGAGCAACTCGCCTGCCGCCTCCATCGAGGCGGTCGCCACCTCGATTTTGCGCTGGTCATCGGTTTGAATCATGACCGCCGGCTCCTCCTCTTTCTGATAAACGGAAATCACTTTGTTCAGGTCGATTGTGAACAGCTCGTGTTGGTAAAGCATAGAGACCCCAGTGTGCGCCAGAAAACCGGCGACGTCGATTCTGTAGTGCCTCAGCCGCGGGGGCGAAGCGCGGCGTTCACGCCGCTTCGCCGTGCCATGGTTCCGATATGCTCACGTTGCTCTCTGAGGGTCTCGGGATCAGTATCTCGCCTTCTTCACGATTGAGCGATGAGCGTACAGGCGGTTGGCGCTGTCCTCGTAAACGAGGCGGTATTCCGTGTCGAGCAACCTCTGGAATGGAAGCTCGCGAGTGTCATTGGCGAGCAGCATCAGACCGGGCTTTGTCGATTCAAGCTCCTCGATGAGCCGCGCATTGCTCATATCACCGGACCAAAAACGTTTCAAAGACATCATGGCCAAATGCGGCGGTAGCGGAATTCGCGAGTGAAACGAGTAAATGGGTTGATCGGTGAACATGAAAGCGGTAAACGGCTCGAACCGTGCGATCTCCTTCAGGACCAAAGCGGTATAAAGCCGCGGCGCGCGGCGAATGGATTCGATCTGCAAATAGACGCGGCCTGTCATCCATACGGCCGAGCAGACAGCGAAGGCCGATAAGCCAATAATAAGCATTCGCGACTGAGGCGGGCGAGATGCAGCGAGACAAGAGGGCTTGCGATTCGTCGGTCCTGGCCGCCCAAGGAATGTCCTTTCAATCAGGAACCCCCACCCGAAGGCGGCGCAGAGGCATAACGGGAGCGAATTATGAATATAGTAGTAAGCCCACCATGGTTTGTGAATCGAGAATACAATCAGGGTAAGGGCAAGCCAAGCAACCGGGAAAACCCGCAAGGGCGTGGGCAGATGTGGCAGAACGGCCCGCTTATATGCGAACAGGCAGACGCCCACAAGCGCTGGGACGCTCACATCCCAGTTTTTAACTAGCACCAACCATTCGCACGCATGTT from Verrucomicrobiia bacterium includes:
- the cdaA gene encoding diadenylate cyclase CdaA — translated: MWHIAQNGWRPAVEVLILTVGIYYALRFIRGTRGAPVVTGFLVVLLAFVLVSSLLKLKVLQYLLGAFSAFFVLAVLVIFQPELRRMLAELGKFPLFATAHEQRENIEIIIQTVERLADVRIGALIAIEQTIHLQEAVESGIVVDCEATPEMLETIFFPNNAIHDGGVILKGDRIACAACIFPLTQRQDLNKSLGTRHRAAIGLSEETDAVVVVVSEETGAVSYAFNGQLVRGVTSEELRAFLTSVLVTPTARSRNLMGWVRSWRGERAPSAPVALVRTDTPEAPSAPTTSTSTTIAK
- the folP gene encoding dihydropteroate synthase, which produces MKLRAGQFEFSFPRPALVMGIVNVTPDSFSDGGHFFEPQAAADHALRLAEEGADLIDIGGESSRPRAVPVGEQEELRRVMPVLERLKGRLKVPISIDTVKPGVAREALRAGASIINDIGANRTDPAMWRLAAESGSGYICVHMQGTPQTMQLNPCYTDVVGEVESFFFQHLEQLRHCGVGQEQIILDPGIGFGKTLENNLELLAAVKRFGRLERPLLLGVSRKSFLSKLPGARPGAPLAGALACACLAVEAGASIIRAHEVAETAQALGAAQAVLRKRKE
- a CDS encoding VOC family protein, with the protein product MSKARKLLHTRYRVDDLEKTVKFYREALGLEEVRRHKSPRGSELVFLKAPESEELIELCHFPAGGPVKVQPDLTHLAFEVDSLEAFGKHLAGLGIKYSDGPHLKPDGGGIAFIDAPEGYEVELIQMAKSGPDY
- a CDS encoding Gfo/Idh/MocA family oxidoreductase; this encodes MKSIINRRLFLKRSLATAGTLSASHLLSFPNLLAQDAGRKLNCAQIGCGGRAMTHLDWLVNESKDNVVALVDPDERRHAVVKRWLQKKGQDPDKVEVFTDYRVMFDKIGKSIDAAFIATPNHHHAPASILAMEAGKAVYCEKPLTHDIAEARRVRQMAAQSKAPAQMGNQGHCEDGYRRLCEFVWGGVIGNITETHSWTDRANGGAGPRPPALPVPTGLHWEEWIGPAPFRPFQSDLHPHEWHGWYDFGNGSLGNMGCHVLDGVFWALKIEHPTSIEAEEMRDGSDERYPTGARIRFDIPARGGMPPAKVYWYEGLKKDAPLSAASGGLHAAKGKARNLPPLLLELVKQYPDDELDSSDSGTLYVGEKGIIYTATYGGKMHLVPRDKMTSIKQPPRTLPRPKNIITDFLTAVREGKKETSAPFDYGARLTEFTLLGNLAEHAGAGNKIEWDGPGMRVTNSPPAEAWVKRAYREGWMI
- a CDS encoding thioredoxin family protein, with the protein product MKKIAVGLLACWVAWQAGAAEGQWLTDLSKAQAQAKEQNKLVLMDFNGSDWCPPCKALRKNVFSSQDFLDYAKNHLVLVDVDFPHEKKQSAEQKKANEKLAQKYSIEGFPTVVVLNSDGKQLKKRVGYGGESPKEFIAELQKLQTEG
- a CDS encoding dihydroorotase, producing the protein MNSLLLTGGRVIDPANHFDSVADLLLAEGKVSAIGPEAAAKAGAGTARMDARNLVVCPGLIDLHVHLREPGQAAKETIATGTAAAARGGFTSVVCMPNTSPAIDNPGSVALIHELAADQGKVNVFVAGAITRSIAGEELAPIGSLKKAGVVAITDDGHCVQNNELMRRALEYARMFDLPVMDHCQDYSLVTDGVMHEGYWSTALGLRGWPSAGEEMMVARNILLAETTGSLVHCQHLSAAGSARLLREAKKRGVPISGEACPHYFTLTDAAVAGSEKFWDADGQGIVGEDRGARPAWPCYDTRLKMNPPLRSARDREAIIEALADGTIDVLCSDHAPHCDYEKEVEFDYAPFGITGLETELALALMQLYHAKRLGLSELIAKFTVAPSHLLRLSKGTLTPGADADVTVFDPDRRWTFDKTSTASKGLNSPFYGWPLTGKAVATIVGGKTVWTEGNTL